A stretch of Exiguobacterium sp. BMC-KP DNA encodes these proteins:
- a CDS encoding ATP synthase subunit I yields the protein MNIILQDALYRAYLRWFGLFYGILAVLLLIGRPSDPVIYGLALGGTGSFLILTLQRLSVDRMYRVIETGRKPMSRGTVSRMAVAVLCVMIGLKYQTELSLTAVVIGLLAGHVIQFCEFLTHELKREKR from the coding sequence ATGAACATCATCCTTCAAGATGCGTTGTATCGTGCGTACTTACGATGGTTTGGACTCTTTTACGGAATCCTGGCTGTCCTGCTGCTCATCGGACGCCCGAGTGATCCAGTCATCTATGGACTAGCACTTGGTGGAACTGGCAGCTTTCTGATTTTGACGCTTCAACGATTAAGCGTCGATCGTATGTATCGTGTAATTGAGACGGGGCGTAAGCCAATGTCTCGAGGGACCGTTTCACGCATGGCGGTCGCGGTACTCTGTGTGATGATCGGTTTGAAATATCAAACTGAATTGTCATTAACTGCGGTGGTAATAGGCCTTCTCGCCGGCCACGTCATACAATTTTGTGAGTTCTTGACTCACGAACTCAAGCGGGAAAAGAGGTGA
- a CDS encoding AtpZ/AtpI family protein, with amino-acid sequence MRQSGLAKSMVMASQISTALAAPIVIGFLVGNYGEQQQWWEKMGATFAVFIGIFIGILCMIAMIRHLLGEKT; translated from the coding sequence GTGCGCCAAAGTGGGCTCGCGAAGAGTATGGTCATGGCCTCGCAAATTTCGACGGCACTGGCTGCACCGATCGTCATTGGCTTTTTGGTTGGGAACTATGGGGAACAACAACAATGGTGGGAAAAAATGGGTGCGACATTCGCCGTGTTCATCGGGATTTTCATCGGCATTCTTTGCATGATCGCCATGATCAGGCACTTGTTAGGGGAGAAGACATGA